The genomic region AATCCTTTCCAAATCAACTGGCCCTAATTTTTCCAGACCATGATATTTTATGGTACCGTTGATAATGTCTACAATCATTCCATCACGTGCAATCAGGACAATTGAATCTGCATTGGAATATCCAACAACAATTCCATTAATGAAGATATTCTCATCAGGGCTTACACCATGAATCTTACGGTAAGTGTAATGGCTGGTTTCATAATCATCATAGGATTGCAATAAGTTTTCAATGGATTTTTCATCTTCGCTTTCCTGATTGTTTGAGAAATAGTCTGAAACAACTTCTTCAGGTGTGACTTCAATTAAATCCAAAGCTGCCTTTAAGCCATCAAACAATTCTTCAAAGCTAAATGAAAGAGATTCAAGCATGTTCTTATCGCCTAAGCCTAAACGTGCCCTTTTGCTCTTTTTGCTTTTAGCCAATTGTTCGTTTAAAACCACATTCCAGCTGATGATTGCACCATCTTCCTCCCCAGGTCTTTCTATCTGAATAACCGGAATGCTTGATTCATACAATGGCTTATGATTGGTAGCCAAGAAATCCTCATTGGAAATCTGTTTGAAATAATGAGTAAACACTTTATACCCAAAAACACGTCCAGTTTCAGGGGATTTTCCATAATTCAATAGGAAAATGACATCAGCATGTTCCCTGTTGAACAACTCCAATGATTGACTAGGCAATAATTTTAATGATATGTCAATGACATCCTCCAATCCAGCATCAATAACTGCTGTTCTGCCCATTGTTCCTCCTAAACGACAACTGACATTACCAAAATTAGATAGGATATCAATAATCTTTTCGGCCCATCCGGAATCAACTATTCCTGGACCATGTACTACAACACCAATTTCCATATTCACACCAAATACAGTTTAATAGGTTTTTATTCTTCTTTTAAAAACTTTAGACCCGCATATTTCACAATCATCGAAAGGATAATCTGCATCAAACTCCTTCTTGCATCCTTCACATGTTTTAACCCAATTGTATATTCCCTTTATCCCTTCAGTAATTATGCTGCCATATGGAATATCAATGATTTTCAAAACATTCTGCATTGAATAATCATCGGTTAAAACCTTAATGTTTTCATTCTCTTCCTTCAAGTCTAAAGCTAGAGCCAATAACTTTTTATCCGCTTCGGATAAACGCAAGTCATCTCCAGATTTGGAGATTATTTCATTCAATTCTTTAATAAACTCTTCTTTTGGCTCTTTTATTATTATTTTTCCTTCTTCAATAGCTTGATCTAACAATATCTTGGATTTCAAGTCCTTAACTTCATCAGTTATCTCAGAAACAGTGAAGTTAAATTGGCTTTTTGGTTCAAAGCCATTGATAAATGCAGATGCATCCAAGATATAAAATAAATCATTCATGATAAATATATTTATATTTTATATAAATAAACTTAATGATACTAATTTATGAAACTTTAACCTATGAAACTGCAATATGGACATTGAAGTTTAATGAAAAATTCAATAAATTATAAAAAATATTTTATATGAAATTAATAAAAATTAATATGAAATATATCAATTTAAAAAAAACTAAGGAATTTTATTAAAAATAATTAAACGGAAGTAATCTTATGAAAAGCGAAACTATGGAATTGCATAAAAAGAAAGCACCAATAAAAGTATCCTGTGGTGTAATCACTCTCAGTGATAGATTTTCCAATGACAAGGAAGGGGAAGAAAAGGACTTATCTGGAAAATACTTAAAAGAGGAATTGGCTAAAAAATATGACGTTGATGCTTACGCAATTATTCCTGATGAAATGGACACCTTAAGAAACACTATTGAGGAAATGATTGATAACGGAATAGAAGTTATCATTACAACTGGTGGAACAGGACTTGAATCAAGGGACATCACCATTGAAACAATAGAACCTCTCTTTGAAAAGGAAATCAAGGGATTTGGAGAAATATTCAGAGCCATTTCCTATGAGGAATTAGGAGCAGGATCACTATTGTCAAGAGCAACTGCAGGAATCTATAGAAAAACCATGATATTTGCAATGCCTGGCTCTCCAAATGCAGTGAAGACTGGTCTTGGAATCATAATTGATGAACTAGGTCACTTGAAAAAGCATGCCACAAAATAAGATTTAAATATTTAATAATTTTTTAAAAAAAAAAGTTGAAAATAAGTTTAAATAATATTTTTTTAAAATAAGTAAAAAATTAGTTTCCAAAAGAAATAGATTATCTATTTCTTAATGGAATCACTATTAAAAACAATAAAGACAATAATAAGACACCAATAGGATTTCCAGCTTTAGGGCTTAAATCTGAGCTATTTTGAGAACCTCCAGCAGAATTTGATGCCATTTCACCATTCATGCCCTTTGCACTTGAAATATCGAATCCAGCAGATAATGCTGTAAATTCTCCATCAAATTCCCCATCGAATTCTTCTTCAAATGATTCATCTTCATCATCCAAATCTTCATCAGAATCATCATCATTATCTTCATCGCCTAAATCATCATCCGAATCATCCTCACCATCATTATCTTCATCGTCTAAATCATCATCATTGTCATCGTCATCGCCATCATCATCAAGGTCAAAATCGTCTTCATTATCTTCATCGAAATCATCGCCATCAGAAAGAAGACCATCATCAGTTCCTGCACAAACAGAACCAATGGCTACGATTAGAACTATCAATGTAACAACCATTAAATTAATTATCTTCATATTGACACCAGAATAAGTTTTACTAATTTCAATTATATCTCTATCAATTTTAGAATATATACTTAATTAGATTAACATATGAAGATTAAAAAGATAAAAAAGAAATGAAAATGATTGAAAAAGAATGAAATAAAAAATAAAATAAAAAAATAAAAAAATAGATTAAAATCTATAATGAAAAAACAATCATTATTTAAAATTAATTATTCAAAAAATTCGCTTACGGAAATTAATGGTTCAAGAGTGATTCCTTCATTTGCAAAGGTCTCCATTGCACCTTCTTCCCTGTCAACAACAACAAATGCTTTTTTAACTACTCCACCATTATCAAGTATTGCATTTATTGCTTTTAATAAAGATCCGCCAGTAGTGGTAACATCTTCAACAAGGATTACATTGTCACCCTCAATCAAATTTCCTTCAATCAATTTTGAAGTTCCGTAACCTTTTTTCTCTTTTCTAATCATTAAGAGAGGTTTTCCTGATTCAAGTGAAACAGCAGTTGCTATAGGAACAGCACCTAATGCAGGGCCTGCAATCTTATCAATGTCATCATCAATCTCCTCATTGATTAATTTAGCTATTGTTGACAATATTTCCGGTTCGGTAATGGCTCTTTTCATATTGACATAATAATTGCTTTTCTTACCGGAAGCAAGAGTGAAATCACCTTCTTCAAATACCTTATTTTCCTTTAATATTTCAATCAAATACTCTTTTGTAACCATTGTACTCACAACTATGTAAAAATGACTTATAATTGACTTTTCAAATCTTCAATTTCATCTTCCATTTGAGCGAGGTCTTCATCAAAAACATCTTTCAAAATAATCTTGTCCCCAATTTTATTAATCATATCGAAAGGAATGACCAATTCACTTTTACTGATGTTTAAAGATTCTTGAATTCCTCCTTTAGATACGATAATGGATTCTATGGCATTATCATCAAGGTCAACGTCAACATCAACAACTTTTCCCATACTAATTATGTCATTGCCTAAAACCTCTTTACCGACTAATTCCTTAACTATTCTCATAAAAACTCTCTCCGAAAATAAGTTCGATAATTATTCTAATTGAAAAATTTCTTATTATAAACAATATTCTTTTTATTTAAATCAATTAATAAATATTTTGAAAAATTAAATGAAAACAAGCTAAAAACAAGAACAAATGATAAAAAATATAAAATTCATCTAAAAATAGTAAAAAAAGTAAAATCAATGCAAATAAAAACTATAAATAAAATAAAAAAGAGAATAAAATAAAAAAGAATGAAAAATAAAAAAATAAAAAAAGAATAAAAATAAGGATTAAATTAATCCTCACTATTCCATTTTAATGCGCCATACACAACACAAATAAGTGTAATTAAAATTATTAAAACATATGCTCCCCAAATCCAAGGATCTTCAATTCCTAAAACCATCATAATATCACCTATTCTTTAGAAATCCCCTCAAAGGATTTGTTAAGGACTTTTTCATCAATTGGTTGTGTAAGCAAACTTACTACAATGGTAAATATTGCTGAAACAGGTATAGCAAAAATCATTACATCAATTGTATACCAAGGCATGGTATTGATTAACATGTCTACACCGAATATGAGTTTACAAATACCGAGACCTGTTGCAGTTTTCTTAAATACAAATACAAGCAAGAATAAACTTGTTAATGTACCGGATAAAAGTCCTGCAATTGCACCTTGTTTAGTGGTACGTTTCCAGAATAAAGCTGCACAATAAACCGGCAAGAATGCAGCAGCACATAATCCCATGAACAATGAAGTACCGAGTGCTACAATACTGCCTGGCAATGCTAAACCTATTACCAATGAAAGAATAACTGCTATCAAAATGCCTGCTTGGCTAACTGAAATAAATCCAATTTTACTTTCTTCTACAGCAGCACCGCTTTTGTTAATTTCCTCTGCAGTATATTCGTCAGAGCCACCTCTGTTTCTGATTGCATCAACAATATCGTGACCTAATGCAGTTCCTTGAGTGTGATACTGTGAACTTAAAGTGGACATGGCTGCCGCAAGCAATGACAATAGGAAAATGTATACAAACCATTCAGGAAGTGCTGTTGAAATGAATGTTGGAATGATTGAATCCATGTTTCCTCCAACATAATCAATTGCAATCTGTCCGAAATTCTGATAGAAGTATACATTGGATAAGGAACCTACAATATAAGCAGTACAAGTCATTACAGCAATGAAGATAGCACCGATTAAAAGTGATCTGTGTAACTCTTTGTTGGATTTTACAGTCATGAATCTTACTGCAAGCTGTGGTTGAGCCAATGCACCGATACCTACACCCATAATGGTTGTAGTTACAAGAGACCACCAGAATGGACTTCCAAGTGTTGGGAAACTTGTCCAACCTGTACCACCTTCTGCGATAGCATCAGGAGGATAAAGAGGAGCCATATTGGTTAATGCGGTATTCGCTTCAGTAACACCACCTAATACCCAGTAAATGAATACAAGTAAGATTATCATACCGACAAACATGATTGTTCCTTGCAATGCATCGGTATACATAACACCTTTCAATCCACCAAACAATACGTAAGCACAGATAACAACTGCAAGCACTAAAAGCGCTAAATTAAAGTCAAGCATTAAAGAACTTTCCATAAATCTTGCTGCACCAATAAGAACCACTGCCGCATAAATCGGCATAGCACAGAAGATTAAAATTCCACTAAAGTACTGTATGAATTTACTATTGAATCTACGGCCTAAAAACTCTGGGAATGTGAGAGATCCAAGATTTTTACCCATTCTACGAGTTCTTTTACCAAAGAATACGAATGCGATGAAAACACCTACGAAGATGTTCAAGAATACAAGCCATAGTATACCCATACCATACTTACCTGCAACTCCTCCAAAACCGACAATAGCTGCAGTGGAAATAAAAGTAGCCCCATAACTCAATGCCATGATATATGGGTGAGTTTCCCTACCTGCAATCATAAAGTCTTCAGAGGAATTAGTTCTCTTCCAAGCAAGGTATCCTACATACCCTACCATAATGAAATAGACTATAAAAACTATTCCTAATAAAAAATAATTCATTCAAAAACCTCTAAATAAAGATTAATATTAAAAAAATAATTTAATAATAATTACACATTAATTTTTAATGAATATTATATATAAATGTTTTTTAAAACTGTAAATAATACTTTAAAAACTTTTTTGAACTTAATTAAGTTAATAAATTGCCAAAATATGACTAATGGAAAAATAAAAACTAAAATGTGTAGAAATGAACAAAAAATATACATTTAAAACCTCTAAAAGACTTTTTAAAATAGTAACTATATTAATGATTAAAAATAAAATAAGTAATGTTATTAAATTATAAGTTTATGAACTATTTTATAAAAAATTTTAAATTTATAATATTAACTAAATTATTACTCAAAAGACATATTGAATCATTGGAGAAATTATATGATTTGGAATGAAAATGCAGAATGTATGGGAAGGGAAGAGAAAGAAGAAATGCAGCTTGCCCTATTCCAACAACAAGTAAAGAGAGTTTATGAAAATGTACCCTTCTACAAGAAAAAGTTTGATGAAGCGGGATTCCATCCGGAGGACTTGAAAACTCTTGATGACATTAGCAAAATACCATTTACCACCAAAGCAGATTTAAGGGAAGCTTACCCATTCGGCTTATTTGCGGTGCCAGATGATGAGATCATAGAAATCCACAGTACTTCTGGAACCACTGGAACCCCTGTTGTATCCGGATACACACAAAAGGACATTGACATTTGGGGAGAATGTACTGCAAGAGCTATTGCTATGGCTGGAGGAGACAAAAACTCAAAAATCCAAAATTCATACGGATACGGATTATTTACAGGAGGTTTTGGAATCGACCACGGTGCAAAGGCAATGGGTGCAACTGTTATACCAATGTCTTCAGGAAACACTGCAAGACAATTGAAGATTATGGAAGACTTCCAAAGCGATATCCTAACATGCACTCCTTCCTATGCAATGTATTTAGCAGAATCCCTTGAAAAAGAAGGATTCAATGCAGAAAGCATCAGTTTGCATGCAGGAATTTTCGGAGCTGAGATGTGGACTGAAGAAATGAGACATAGCTTAGAGGAAAAACTTGGAATTACTGCACATAACATTTACGGATTAACTGAATTGATGGGACCGGGAGTATCTACAGAATGTGAATACCAAACAGGATTACATATACAAGAAGATCATTTCTATCCAGAAATCATCGACTCCGAAACTGGAGAAACCCTTGAAGATGGGCAAAAAGGGGAATTGGTCTTAACCAACCTTACAAGAGAAGGAATGCCAGTTATCAGATTCAGAACAAAAGACATCACTGCACTTAGAAGAGATAAATGTCCTTGTGGAAGAACCACTGTTAGAATGGACAGAATCACTGGTAGAAGCGACGACATGTTAAAGATCAAGGGAGTAATGGTTTACCCATCTCAAATCGAAGCTGCCATCTTGCAAATCGAAGGATTAACTGCAAACTATCAAATTCATGTTTCCAGACCAAAAACACTTGATGAAATTGAAGTGAAAGTGGAAACTTCTCCAGAATTGTTCTCTGATGAAATGAAGAAGATTGAAGAATTTGAAAGAAGAATTGCTAAGAAAATCCAAAGTGCAATTGGAATTAGTGTAGATGTAACTTTAGTAGAACCTGAATCCTTACCAAGAAGTGAAGGAAAAGCTATTAGAGTGATTGATGAGAGGAACTTTGATTAAATGAACTTTAATAAATATATTTTATATCAATTATTAAGAAAGTGATAATATGAGTGTAAAACAACTTTCCGTATTTCTTGAAAACAAAGAAGGAAAATTAAAAAAAGCTGTTAATGCAATGTCACAGGCAGGAGTGAACATTAGAGCTCTTTCCATTGCAGACAGTTCCAAATATGGAATTTTAAGATTAATCGTTTCAGACAATGAAGTGGCAATCAAAGCTTTAAAAGAAGAAAAATTCACAGTCAAAGAAACTGATGTAATTGTTGTAGGGGTTAAAGACGAACCTAACGGCCTTAACACCATGCTTGAAATCCTTGAAAAGGAAAGCATAAATGTTGAATACCTATATGCATTCGTAAGCTCTAAAACAGATGAAGCTATTGTTGTCGTTAAAATCGAAAACTATGAAGACGGTGTAAAAGCATTGAAAGATGCAGATGCCAACCTATTATCCAAAGAAGATTTAGCCGAATTGTAAATCTTCTTATTTTCTCTTTTTTTAAAACTTTACTTTTTTAATTTTGCTATTTTCAGATTTTTTTTTATTATTTGTTTTTTATTTGCATATCTTTATCCTTTAATTGTTTTTTCTTGATTAATTTAAAAAAATTAATAATATGAAAATAAGATAAAAATAGCCTAATAAAATAAAAATAAGAAAAAAACAAACAAATAAAATAAAAATAAGAAAAAAACAAACAAATAAAATAAAAATAAGAAAAAAACAAACAAATAAAATAAAAATAAGAAAAAATATAAAAGAAAAAATATAACTAAAAAGGACAAAATAAGAAAAAAACAAACAAATAAAATAAAAATAAGAAAAAATATAACTAAAAAGGACAAAATAAGTAAAAATAGTTTAATAGAAAAATAAAAAAATATTCTATTAATAAAAAATTAAAATTCTTTAAGCAATTCAACGATTTCCTCTCTGCCATATCCTAATTTAACAAGAATAGCTTTGAGACTGTCAGAATCATCCCATTTAACTTCTTTCCATGCTTTAAAATCGTTTCTGATAATTGCATTGATTACTAATTGCATAGTAATGAAGTCATCACTTTCAACTACCATTAAAGCATCTTTTTTATTGAACTTTCCATCCGGATCCACTAAATCGTATTTACCGGTTTCTGAATCTAATTTCATTATTGCACTGTCAATTTTAAAAGGCATTTTAACACCACATAAAATAAATAAGAAAGAAAATGGAGAAAATCTCCATTAATAAACTTCTAAAAAATCTAAATATTTGCTATATGATCATTTAATGATTTAACTTTTAATTCATTCTCTTTAACAGCTTCAATAGCATTTAATGCTGCTCTTGCTCCTGCTAAAGTTGTCACATAAGGAATTCCAAGTTCAATAGCTAAACGTCTAATGGTATAACCATCTTTGGAAGCCTGTTCACCATGAGGAGTGTTTATGATCATATCAATCTTACCGTCTAAAATAGCTTCCTTGATGTTAGGGGTTCCTTGGGAAACTTTCTTAATTCTTGTAATAGGAACATCAAATATGGCATTAGCTGTACCTTTTGTAGCAAATATATTGAATCCTAAAGCATGAGCTTTTTCAGCTATTGGTTGGATCTTCTTTTGGTCCTGTTCCCTTACACTAATCAAAAGATTTCCTTCCTTAGGCAAGTCCATACCTGCTGAAAGCTGTGATTTATAGAAAGCAAGACCGAAGTTCTCGTCTATACCAATACTTTCACCAGTGGATTTCATTTCAGGACCTAAGATACTGTCGGATTCGGTTAATTTCAAGAATGGGAAAACAGATTCCTTAACAGCTACGTGATTAATCTTAATCTCTTTGGTTAAATTAAGGTCTTTGAGTTTTGCACCCATCATCAATGAGGTTGCAACTTTTGCAAGAGGAACACCAATAGCTTTACTTACAAATGGAACTGTTCTACTTGCTCTTGGGTTAGCTTCAATGATGTAAACTTTCTCTTCATCTAATTTAACTGCATATTGAATGTTCATCAATCCAATAACATCTAATTCTAAAGCTAATTTTCTTGTATTTTCCCTAATGACTTCAAGCAAATGTTCTGGAATTGTTTGAGGAGGTATTACACATGCAGAGTCTCCAGAGTGAACACCTGCTTCCTCGATGTGTTCCATAATACCTGCAATGAATACATCTTCACCATCACATAAGAGGTCAACATCAAGTTCAACAGCATCTTCCAAGAACTTGTCTACAAGAATAGGGTGCTCTGGGGAAACCTTTACAGCTTCCTTCATATACTCTTCAAGTTCTTCTATACAGTAAACGATTTCCATTGCTCTTCCACCGATAACATATGATGGACGAACAAGAACTGGGAATCCAATTCTTTCAGCTGCTTCTCTTGCTTCATCAAAGGAATTAGCCAATCCATAAGGAGCTTGACGAATATTCAAATCGTTAAGCACTTCGGTGAATCTTTCTCTGTCTTCCACTCTGTCAATGCTTTCATATGGAGTACCGAAGATTTTGACTCCTGCTTTTGCAAGAGGGACAGATAGGTTAATTGAAGTTTGACCACCGAATTGAACGATTACACCTTCAGGTTCAACTTGTTCAATGATTCCCATAATGTCTTCAAAGGTTAATGGTTCGAAGAACAGTTCATCTGAAATGTCATAATCAGTACTTACAGTTTCAGGGTTGTTGTTTACAAGGATAGTTTCAATTCCTTGATCTTTTAATGCGAGAGAGGAGTGTACACAACAGTAATCGAACTCAATACCTTGTCCAATTCTAATTGGACCTGCACCAATAATCAAGATTTTCTTGTTATCTGTTTTAATGAGTTCATTACCTTTGTCATAACTACTGTAATAATATGGAGTTTTTGCTTCAAACTCTGCTGCACAGGTATCTACCATCTTATAGGATGGCTTGATGTCAAACTTATCAAGAAGTGCTTTTACATCTTCTTCTTTAATTCCTGCGAGTTTTGCAAGAGTGAAGTTAGAGAATCCTAATTTTTTAGCCTTAAGCAAGAATTTTTCATCTTCAAGTGCTTCTTTTGTTACTTGCTTTTCAAACTCTACTATGTTTTCGATTTTGTATAAGAAGAATGCATCCATTTTGGAAAGTTCTGCAAGTTCTTCTACACTTCTTCCATCTTTTATAGCGGAGTACATGTGGAATAATCTTTCATCAGTAGGATTTGCTAAATTATCTTCAGTGTATTCTAAATATTCAAATCCATGCAATCCAATGTCTAAGGAACGAATAGCCTTTTGAATAGCTTCCTCATAGGTTCTACCAATAGCCATTACTTCCCCGGTCGCTTTCATTTGAACTCCGATTTTTCTGTCAATTCCTTTGAACTTGTCAAATGGCCATCTTGGGATTTTCACTACGATATAATCGATGGATGGTTCAAAGGAAGCAGGAGTTTCCTTGGTAATGTCATTTCTGATTTCATCTAAAGTGAGTCCAAGTGCAACTTTTGAAGAGATCTTTGCAATTGGGTAACCTGTTGCCTTAGATGCAAGTGCACTACTTCTACTTACACGAGGGTTTACTTCAATGATCTTATATTCATTGGTTTCAGGGTTTAAAGCGAATTGGATGTTACATCCACCATTAATTCCCAAGTTTCTAATAATCTTGATGGAAGCGTCCCTTAATCTTTGGCATACTTCATCATTAAGGTTTTGAATAGGAGCAACTACAATACTGTCTCCGGTATGTATACCCATTGGGTCCACATTTTCCATGTTACATACAATGATACAGGTATCGTTCTTATCCCTCATTACCTCAAATTCGATTTCTTTCCATCCAAGAACGGATTCATCGATTAAAACTTGGTTAATGTAACTCATGTCAAGACCATGAGTTGTAACTTCGATAAGCTCTTCCTTATTATGAGCCACTCCACCACCAGTACCACCCAAGGTGAATGCAGGACGTACAATTACAGGATAACCGATTTCCTCAACAGCCTCTAAAGCCTCTTCAACAGATTCAACTGCATGACATTTAGGAATAGGTTCATCTAACCTATCCATAAAGTTCGCAAACAGGTCTCTGTCTTCCACATCTGCAATGGTTTGAACATCAGAACCAATGACCTTAATGCCTTCCAATAGTCCTAATTTTCCAAGTTCAGTTGCAATGTTTAAACCGGTTTGTCCACCCATAGTAGGCAAAATAGCATCAATATTCTCTTTTTCAATAATCTGAGCAACAAGTTCTGCGGTTAACGGTTCAGTATAAATAGTATCTGCCATATCCATATCAGTTTGAATGGTAGCAGGATTACTGTTTACAAGAACAGTTTCCAATCCCTCTTCTCTAAGTGATTTACAAGCTTGAGAACCAGAGTAGTCAAACTCAGCAGCCTGACCAATCTGAATAGGCCCAGAACCAATTATAAGCACTTTTTTAATATCCTCATCAACAGGCATATTATCCTCTCTCAATCCACATTAAAGTAATAATTTTATAATTTTTAAAATTTTAATAATTTAATAATCAATTAAATATAATCAATTAAATACAATGAAATTCAAATCCTAGTACTCCTTAATCATTTTTCCAAACTCTTCAAACAAGACTCTTGTATCATTTGGACCAGGACCAGATTCTGGATGGTATTGGATAGTTCTTAAAGGCAATTCCTTATGCAAGAATCCTTCAGGAGTACCATCGTTCAAGTTAATTTGGGTCAATTCCAAATCAGTGCCCTTTAATGAATCCGGATCTACAGCAAATCCATGATTTTGAGAAGTGATGAACACTTTTCCAGTTTGCAAGTCCTTTACTGGTTGGTTTGCTCCCCTGTGACCAAATTTCATTTTATAAGTGGTAGCACCAAATGTCTTTGCAATTACATGCTGACCCATACAAATACCAAACACTGGGAACTTGTTAATTAATTTACCCACATTTGCAATTGTGTCAGTCAATCTTTCTGGGTTTCCAGGACCTGGAGATACCATAAGTCCATTTACACCATAATCCAAAATGGTTTGATAATCAGTATCGTAAGGGAATAAAGCAACACCAATATCATTTTCCAAGAAACAATTAATGATATTCTTTTTAACACCACAATCAAGAATAGCTACAGTTTTATCAAAGTCTCCGAAAGTCTTTACTTCAGGAGTTGACACTAAAGGAACCAAGTCTAAATCAATAATGCTTTTATGCTCTTGAGCACGAGCCACAAGTTCATCATCATCAATTTCTTCAGTCGCTAATGCCGCTTTAAGAGAACCTTTTTCACGAATCTTCAAAGTTAAGTCTCTTGTGTCGATATCTTCAATTCCAGGTACTTTAAACTCTTTTAAAAAGTCATCTAAAGTCTTTTTAGTACCGAAATTGGATAATTTTTTACAAGCTTCTCTTACTACAAAACCTTCAACCTGTACCTTATCGGATTGATACCATTCCTCACTGACTCCATAGTTACCTTCCAAAGGATAAGTGGACATTAATATTTGTCCTTTGAAAGACGGGTCAGTAAGCGCTTCGGTATAACCAGACATACCGGTTGAGAAAGCAAGCTCACCTACAGTTACTGTTTCATAACCAAAGGCTTCAC from uncultured Methanobrevibacter sp. harbors:
- a CDS encoding ribonuclease VapC — protein: MNDLFYILDASAFINGFEPKSQFNFTVSEITDEVKDLKSKILLDQAIEEGKIIIKEPKEEFIKELNEIISKSGDDLRLSEADKKLLALALDLKEENENIKVLTDDYSMQNVLKIIDIPYGSIITEGIKGIYNWVKTCEGCKKEFDADYPFDDCEICGSKVFKRRIKTY
- a CDS encoding molybdenum cofactor biosynthesis protein B → MKSETMELHKKKAPIKVSCGVITLSDRFSNDKEGEEKDLSGKYLKEELAKKYDVDAYAIIPDEMDTLRNTIEEMIDNGIEVIITTGGTGLESRDITIETIEPLFEKEIKGFGEIFRAISYEELGAGSLLSRATAGIYRKTMIFAMPGSPNAVKTGLGIIIDELGHLKKHATK
- the pyrE gene encoding orotate phosphoribosyltransferase; the encoded protein is MVTKEYLIEILKENKVFEEGDFTLASGKKSNYYVNMKRAITEPEILSTIAKLINEEIDDDIDKIAGPALGAVPIATAVSLESGKPLLMIRKEKKGYGTSKLIEGNLIEGDNVILVEDVTTTGGSLLKAINAILDNGGVVKKAFVVVDREEGAMETFANEGITLEPLISVSEFFE
- a CDS encoding PRC-barrel domain-containing protein; the encoded protein is MRIVKELVGKEVLGNDIISMGKVVDVDVDLDDNAIESIIVSKGGIQESLNISKSELVIPFDMINKIGDKIILKDVFDEDLAQMEDEIEDLKSQL
- a CDS encoding symporter small accessory protein translates to MMVLGIEDPWIWGAYVLIILITLICVVYGALKWNSED
- a CDS encoding sodium:solute symporter, with product MNYFLLGIVFIVYFIMVGYVGYLAWKRTNSSEDFMIAGRETHPYIMALSYGATFISTAAIVGFGGVAGKYGMGILWLVFLNIFVGVFIAFVFFGKRTRRMGKNLGSLTFPEFLGRRFNSKFIQYFSGILIFCAMPIYAAVVLIGAARFMESSLMLDFNLALLVLAVVICAYVLFGGLKGVMYTDALQGTIMFVGMIILLVFIYWVLGGVTEANTALTNMAPLYPPDAIAEGGTGWTSFPTLGSPFWWSLVTTTIMGVGIGALAQPQLAVRFMTVKSNKELHRSLLIGAIFIAVMTCTAYIVGSLSNVYFYQNFGQIAIDYVGGNMDSIIPTFISTALPEWFVYIFLLSLLAAAMSTLSSQYHTQGTALGHDIVDAIRNRGGSDEYTAEEINKSGAAVEESKIGFISVSQAGILIAVILSLVIGLALPGSIVALGTSLFMGLCAAAFLPVYCAALFWKRTTKQGAIAGLLSGTLTSLFLLVFVFKKTATGLGICKLIFGVDMLINTMPWYTIDVMIFAIPVSAIFTIVVSLLTQPIDEKVLNKSFEGISKE
- a CDS encoding phenylacetate--CoA ligase family protein, whose product is MIWNENAECMGREEKEEMQLALFQQQVKRVYENVPFYKKKFDEAGFHPEDLKTLDDISKIPFTTKADLREAYPFGLFAVPDDEIIEIHSTSGTTGTPVVSGYTQKDIDIWGECTARAIAMAGGDKNSKIQNSYGYGLFTGGFGIDHGAKAMGATVIPMSSGNTARQLKIMEDFQSDILTCTPSYAMYLAESLEKEGFNAESISLHAGIFGAEMWTEEMRHSLEEKLGITAHNIYGLTELMGPGVSTECEYQTGLHIQEDHFYPEIIDSETGETLEDGQKGELVLTNLTREGMPVIRFRTKDITALRRDKCPCGRTTVRMDRITGRSDDMLKIKGVMVYPSQIEAAILQIEGLTANYQIHVSRPKTLDEIEVKVETSPELFSDEMKKIEEFERRIAKKIQSAIGISVDVTLVEPESLPRSEGKAIRVIDERNFD
- a CDS encoding acetolactate synthase; this translates as MSVKQLSVFLENKEGKLKKAVNAMSQAGVNIRALSIADSSKYGILRLIVSDNEVAIKALKEEKFTVKETDVIVVGVKDEPNGLNTMLEILEKESINVEYLYAFVSSKTDEAIVVVKIENYEDGVKALKDADANLLSKEDLAEL